The Lipingzhangella halophila genome segment GCCGACAGAGTGCTTCCTCCTCACCAGAGAGCGCAGTGGAAACGTCTGCGCTCCTGTCCTCCCCGGACGGCACGGCGTGGCGCACGGCATCCGAGGCCGGGTCCGCCCACAGGCCGGGCGAAGGTGTTGGGGCAGCGTGGGCCCCATTCGCCTCGTCACCCTATCTGGCCCGTTGACGTCCTCCGTGGGGAGGACCCGGGGATTCCCGCAGCCTCGCGGCTGTCGGCGCGGTGCGCCTCACGGCGTCCGCTGGTTCCTGTTTCACGGGCCGGCGCCCCCACTCCCGAAAAGGTGGTGGTCTTACCCCACCTCCCGCCCCTACTGCGAGGGCTTCGCCATGATCTCGCAGCGGGGGCCCGGCGTTTCAACTCTCCGCTTCCCGCGCTCTGGCGAGTTTCCGTCCAGCGGCGAGCACAATGGTCGACGCGGTGGCATCCCGGTCGTGGGTGGTTGCGCACCCAGAACAGGTCCAGGTGCGCACGTGCGCCTTGGCGATCCTGCTCCGGGCCTTGGCCCGGTTCGCCGACCCTTGGCCTTGCGGCACAGCGCCCGCTGGCCTTCGTCAGCTTCTTCTCGGCCCGGCGTAGGAACCGGGGGTTGGACACCTTCGTGCCGTCGGAAAGTGCCGCGAAGTGGCACCGCCCCAGATCGATGCCCACATCATCTGCGGTCTCCGGCAGCGGTTCGGCGTCGGCCTCAACCACGAACGAGGCGAAATACGGCCCGCGGCGTTCCTTGATGACACTCACCGTAGCGGGCGAGCATGTGCACCTGCTGGTGCGCTCCCCCACGGCCGCGGTCTCTAACCTGGTCAGCAGCAAGGGGGCGGAGCACTCTCAGATAAGACGGTAGCGTCTATCTCAACAGGACCCATTCGGGGCGCAAGGACTCGCCCTACTGCGGCGCGGGGTGCTCCCACCATCGAAACGCGCTGCCTACGACCTGCTGCTGAGGAGATCACGTGACCAAGGAGCCCACCGAGCCGCGTACCGAGGGCCAGCAGCCCGCAGTGGAACGAGGCGGCCTGTGGGGACTCCTCTTCGCCGCCGCAGGGCTGCTCCTCCCACCGTTCGGGGCTCTCCTGTCCATCGTGGGCATCTCCCAGGGCCGACGCGCCCGCCGCGCCGGACGGGAGCGCGACGTACCAGCTCCGGGGGCGGTCATGAGCATGGTTCTGGGGTGGATCGGCCTCGGTGTCTCGGCCCTCATGCTCGCCGGCTACGCGGTGTTCTGGACCGAGTTCAGCGCTTACCAGGAGTGCACCACGCAGGCGCACACCGAGAGTTCGCAGACGGCCTGCGACAACACGTTCCGCGAAGCCGTTTCGGAGCGCTCCGGGGTGCCTGAGGACAGCATCCCGATACTGAGCTGATCGGTCTGCTATCCGGTTTCAGCCGTGGGCGGAACAGGGAACCCGGCGGTCTGGCCACGGAGCGCCGGCCCTGCGCGGCGCAGCGGGGCGGTCAGTCCCGGTCGTCCGGAGTGCCGGGAGCGTCCGGCCCGACGTCGGCGGCGGGCGCGGCCTCGTAGCTGATTCCGAACAGGTCCGCCGCGTCCTCCTCGGCCTCCCCACCGGAGCGCCGCCTGCGCAGCCCGGACAGCCGAGGACGCCACGACTGGCGCCGCGCCGCGGTGCGAGTGGTCCGATCCGCGCCACCGGGCACCGTCTCGGGGTCTGCCAGCGAATCCTCGGCACTGGCAGCGGCGAGCTCGGTGGCCTCGGTGTCGTCCGCACCGGTCTCGGTCGGCGCGACCACGGCGAGGCGGGCGCGGCGGTAGTAGCGCCAGTTGGCCAGCCAGGCCGCGATCGCCGCGGCGACCCCCACCTCCAGCATGGTGACCAGCCCTACCTGCCATGGGGAGGGCCCGACCTCCGCGAGCCGCTCGGCCCCCAGCGGGCCGCCGGCCAGCGCCGCGAACGCCGCGAACAACAGGCCGGTCGTCACCCCGCAGCCAAGTCCCCACAGCGGTGCGGCCTCGCTGGCTGCCGCGGGCGCACTGCGCTGGGTGAGCACCCCGCCGACGGCGCCCGCGAGGAAGGGGGCGGCGAGGAAGACGAGCGAGGCCGCCGGCGCCGCGCCGTTGTCCGGGAGTGTTCCCAGTATCGGGAAGAGCGGCACCGCGCCGACCGCGACACCGGTCGGCGCGACCATGGTGTCGGCGCCAATGGCGAACCCCGGTCCGACCGCGTAGGAGGTACCGAAGATGATGGCGTTGGGCAGATAGAGGAGCTGGCCGACGATGAGCAGCGCGCCGCCGACCACCCCCGGTGCCAGCTCCTCGGTGATGGCGACGACGTCGCCGAACCCGGCGACCAGTGCCACGCCGAACAGCGCGGTCCCCGTAAGCAGCAGCACACCGCTGGCGCTGAGCGTGCCGACGAGCAGCGACCGCGGACGGGCGGGCATCTGGCGCAGCAGCCTCCGGATGGAGATCGCCCCGTCCTTGAGTACTTGGCGGAGCACACCCAACCCACCCGCGATGAACGCCAGCACGAAGCCGGCGACGAGCGCCTGCACCATGCTGGGCCGGACGACGTCGGTCTGCCCCACGAGCGCGAGCGTGCCGCAGATGGCCGCGTACGGGCCGGCCAGCGCCAGCGCGGCACGGAACGACTGGCGCGGCCGCGTGAGCCCGCAGTTCCGCGCCAGCCACCGGCCCGAGCGGAACAGCAGCAGTCCCGGCAGCACGAGCAGACCCAATGGGAGCAGCGAGACGTGCCCACCCGGGATCGCGAAGCCGACCAGGTGGCCGACGAGCCACGCCTGGACTGTCGTGCGGAAGACGTCGGCGATGTCCTCGCCGATCGTGTCGTGCGGCGCGGCCACCCAACCGAGCACGGTGAACGTCATGAGGACGGCGACGCCGATCCCGGCCGCCGAGGCCGCGGCCATCCCGCCGGCGGTGTACAGCGAACGCGTGGGGTCGTCCTGCGGTCTGGGCGGGGGATGGTCGTCGTCTCGGGACCGGGGGCGGGATGGACGTGTCGGCGCGCTCACGCCGCTAATGCTCCCAGGCGCGCGCCCGCGGCGCCTCTTCCGCTCCGGGCGTGTCGGCGCGCGGCCCATGACCGGATGTGGTAGGGCTCCCGGCCACCGCTCGGTTCCCTGCCCCGTTTAAGTCCCGGCGCCCTTTCGGGGGACACCGGGACTTAAACGGGGCGGGTACGGACCACGGCACGACCGTGGCCGCCGGGACCGGAGAACCAGTTCCAGCACCCGAACCACAACGAACATAGCTCGGGCGCCGCCGGGGTTCTGGAGGGTCCGCAGGTGGGGCGTCCGCGACTAGCGAAGCCGACCGGGGCGCTACACCGGAGGTGCCCGAAGGTTCCCGGCTTCGGGGCGCCCGACCCGGCGAGCGACAGCGAGCCCAAAAAACACTGCCTAGAACTGCGCCCGCATGAGCTTCGCGGTCTCGCTGGGAGTCTTGCCCACTCGGACGCCGGCAGCCTCCAGGGCCTCCTTCTTGGCGTCGGCGGTGCCGGAGGAGCCGGAGACGATCGCCCCAGCATGGCCCATGGTCTTGCCCTCCGGAGCGGTGAACCCGGCCACGTAGCCCACCACCGGCTTGGTCACATTCGCCTTGACGAACTCCGCCGCACGCTCCTCAGCATCCCCACCGATCTCCCCGATCATCACGATCGCATCGGTATCCGGATCCGCCTCGAACGCCGCCAACGCATCAATATGCGTCGACCCGATAATCGGATCCCCCCCAATACCCACACACGTGGAGAACCCGATATCCCGCAACTCATACATCATCTGATACGTCAACGTGCCCGACTTCGACACCAACCCGATCCGCCCCGGCTTGGTGATATCCCCCGGAATGATCCCCGCGTTCGACTGCCCCGGCGAGATCACCCCCGGACAGTTCGGCCCCACAATGCGCGTCACATTGCCCTTCGCGCTCGCATACGCCCAGAACCGCGCCGTGTCATGCACCGGGACCCCCTCGGTGATCACCACCGCCAGCCCGATCCCCGCATCAACCGCCTCAACCACCGCCGCCTTCGTCGCCTGCGGCGGAACGAAGATGACCGACACGTCAGCGCCCGTGCGCTCCATTCCCTCGGCCACGGACCCGAACACGGGGACGGCGGTACCGTCGAAGTCGACGTCCTGGCCGGCCTTGCGCGGGTTCACGCCGCCGACGATCTCCGTGCCGGACGCCAGCATCCGGCGGGTGTGCTTGGTGCCTTCGGAGCCGGTCATACCCTGGACCAGCACCTTGCTGTCCTTGGTCAGAAAAATTGCCATGTCGCTCTTCGCCCTTACTTCGCGGCCAGTTCGGCGGCCTGAGCGGCAGCGCCGTCCATGGTCTCAAGCTGACGCACAGCCGGGTGGTTACGGTCGTTCAGGATCTTGCGGCCCAGTTCGGCGTTGTTCCCGTCCAGGCGCACCACGAGGGGCTTGCTGACGTCGTCGCCGCGCGACTCAAGCATCTCAAGGGCGCTGACGATGCCGTTGGCGACCGCGTCGCAGGCGGTGATCCCGCCGAAGACGTTCACGAAGACGCTCTTGACGTCGGAGTCGCCCAGGACGATCTCCAGGCCGTTCGCCATGACCTCGGCCGAGGCGCCGCCCCCGATGTCCAGGAAGTTCGCCGGCTTCACGTTGCCGTGCGCCTCGCCCGCGTAGGCGACCACGTCCAGCGTGGACATGACGAGTCCCGCGCCGTTGCCGATGATGCCGACCTGCCCGTCGAGCTTGACGTAGTTGAGGCCCTTCTCCTTGGCCTTCACCTCGAGGGGGTCGCCCTCGGCGGCGAAGGTGAGGGACTCCAGGTCCTGCCGGAACTCGGCGTTCTCGTCGAGCGTGACCTTGCCGTCGAGCGCCACAACCCGGCCGTCCCCGGTCAGGATGAGCGGGTTGACCTCGGCCAACTGGGCGTCCTTGCCAACGAAGCAGTCCCACAGCTTCGTCACGACCTCGACCGCGCCGCGCGCGGCCGCCTCGGGCAGCTTGCCCCTGGCCACGATGTCGGCGGCGACGTCTTCCGGCGCGCCCTTCAGCGCGTCGACCTCGACCTGCGCGACGGCGTCGGGGTTGGTGGCGGCGACCTCCTCGATCTCGACACCGCCCTCGGCCGAACAGATCGCCAGGAAGGTCCGCTTCGCCCGGTCCAGCAGGAACGAGAAGTAGTACTCCTCGGCGATGTCACTGGCCTCTTCGACCAGGACGCGGTGGACCGTGTGGCCCTTGATGTCCATGCCCAGGATCTCGGAGGCAACGGCCTGCGCCTCGGCGGCGCCGTCGGCCAGCTTGACGCCGCCGGCCTTACCGCGGCCACCCGTCTTGACCTGTGCTTTGACGACCACGCGAGACGTACCCGCCGCCGCGAACTCGTCGGCGACGGCACGCGCCTCTTCGGGCGTCCTCGCCACTTTCCCTCGGGGTACCGGGACCCCGTACTCCGCGAAGAGTTCCTTCGCCTGGTATTCGAACAGGTCCACGAAGGTCCGTCCTTGTTACTCGCTGGCTGCAGTCTTTTGCGGAGGTCGTGTCACTCACGCGGCGGAACCATCAAAGGGCTGGCCGCGTTGGAATAAAGTTCTCATGAAGCCTTCCGCACCATGCGGCAGCTTAGCCCTCCCCGCTGTTGACAACGGACACCGGCCCCGCGTTGACCAGTCACGCAACGTCCCAACCGCGGCGGTATCCGGCCACTGCCAGGGGCCGCACCGGGATCCCGTGGATCACGTCACAGTTCAGCCGCCGCCCTCGACAGGAGTCATTCCCCGTGGAATGGCGGAAATCCGCCCGTGGCGCTATCCCGCCGCGCGCACCGTGCCGATGTTGGCGCGCACCCATTCGGTGATCTCCGAAGTGGTCGCGCCCGGGGTGAAGATCTTGGCCACACCCATGCGTTCCAGCTCGGGGATGTCCTCGTCGGGGATGATGCCGCCGCCGAACACGGTGACGTCGGTGGCGTCGTTCTCCGCCAGCAGCTCCAGCACCCGGCCGAACAGTGTCATGTGCGCGCCAGAGAGAACCGACAGCCCGATGGCGTCGGCGTCCTCCTGCAGGGCGGCGTGCACGACCATCTCCGGAGTTTGGCGTAGGCCCGCGTAGATGACCTCCACTCCGGCGTCGCGCAATGCGCGGGCGACGACCTTGACGCCGCGATCGTGGCCGTCGAGGCCCGGTTTGGCGATGACGACCCGCACTGCTGAGGACGTTCCCATGGTCAGCCCTTCGTCGCTAGCGGCGCGCCGCCCGAACAGGACGCCCGCGACTGTGAAACGAACACCACACGATCAGACTAACGACTTCGTCCGCCGCGCGCCGACACCCCCGGACGCGCCCCGCCGCGCGCCGCACGCTCGCGGAGCAGGGCGCCGGCCCGACCGTTCCGGTGGCGGGGCCGGCCGCGTAACCACCGGGGAGCCGCGTGAACTGTGGCGAATCAAGGGTAGTTCTGGGCATATGAGCAACGATCTGGGATCGCTGGACCAACTGCCTACGAAGGAGCTGCGCGAACGCGCGGTCGCGCTCGCGCGGCACCGGTGGGACATCGCGTTCTTCTGGCGGCTGCTGCGCAGCCTGCCGGCCGCCGAGGCCGCCGTGGGACACCTGGACCACAGCGACGCCAGCGTCGCCCAGGCGTCCGGTCTGTTCCATGAGGCCCTCGCCGCGGAGAACGACCCGGACGTGCAGGTGGCACTGCGGCCGATCTATATCGACTACCTGGCGGAGCACGCTGCGGAGGAGTCCGGCTGAGACTCGCCGTGCCCGCCCGGTGCGCCCTCGGCCACCGGAAACTCCCCGTGTCCAGCTCCCCCGGGCCACCGCTACGCGAAAGCGCGGTACGCACCTGTGGGCGCGAGTACGCCGATCGCGCGGCGGAGCGGCCGGCGCTGCCCTAACCTGGCCGGGTGGGGGGACGACGCGAGCCAACGAGGAGTCTCCATGCCCGCTGTCCGGGTCGAGCGTGCTGGTCCTGTCAGCACCGTGATCCTCTCCCGTCCCGATGTCCGCAACGCGGTCGACGGCCCCACGGCGGCGGAACTGGCGTCGGCCTTCCGCGCGTTCGACGCCGACCCCGACGCGTCAGTGGCGGTGCTGTGGGGTGAGGGAGGGGCGTTCTGCTCCGGAGCCGACCTCGCAGCGTTGTCGACCGAGCGGCGGAACCGGGTCGACGACGACGGCGACGGCCCGATGGGGCCGACCCGGCTGCGGTTGTCGAAGCCGGTGATCGCCGCTGTGGCTGGCCACGCGGTCGCCGGAGGGCTGGAACTCGCGCTCTGGTGCGACCTGCGTGTGGCTGAGGAGAGCGCCGTGTTCGGCGTGTTCTGCCGGCGTTGGGGCGTGCCCCTGATCGACGGCGGCACTGTCCGGCTGCCCCGGCTGATCGGCCAGAGCCAGGCCATGGACATGGTGCTGACGGGCCGGGCGGTGGGCGCCGACGAGGCACTGCGCATGGGGTTGGCCAACCGTGTGGTGCCAGACGGCGAGTCCCGGGACGCGGCCGGGCTGCTCGCCCGCCAGCTCGCGTCGTTTCCGCAGACCTGTCTGCGTGAGGACCGGGCCTCCGTTCTGGAACAACACGGCCGCGACGAGCAGGACGCGCTGGCCAACGAGTTCCGCCACGGTCTGACCTCCCTCAAGGAGGCCGGCCCCGGAATCGCCCGCTTCCAGGCGGGAGAGGGCCGGGGCGGCCACCCCTGAGCCG includes the following:
- a CDS encoding transposase, with product MGERTSRCTCSPATVSVIKERRGPYFASFVVEADAEPLPETADDVGIDLGRCHFAALSDGTKVSNPRFLRRAEKKLTKASGRCAARPRVGEPGQGPEQDRQGARAHLDLFWVRNHPRPGCHRVDHCARRWTETRQSAGSGELKRRAPAARSWRSPRSRGGRWGKTTTFSGVGAPARETGTSGRREAHRADSREAAGIPGSSPRRTSTGQIG
- the sucC gene encoding ADP-forming succinate--CoA ligase subunit beta, encoding MDLFEYQAKELFAEYGVPVPRGKVARTPEEARAVADEFAAAGTSRVVVKAQVKTGGRGKAGGVKLADGAAEAQAVASEILGMDIKGHTVHRVLVEEASDIAEEYYFSFLLDRAKRTFLAICSAEGGVEIEEVAATNPDAVAQVEVDALKGAPEDVAADIVARGKLPEAAARGAVEVVTKLWDCFVGKDAQLAEVNPLILTGDGRVVALDGKVTLDENAEFRQDLESLTFAAEGDPLEVKAKEKGLNYVKLDGQVGIIGNGAGLVMSTLDVVAYAGEAHGNVKPANFLDIGGGASAEVMANGLEIVLGDSDVKSVFVNVFGGITACDAVANGIVSALEMLESRGDDVSKPLVVRLDGNNAELGRKILNDRNHPAVRQLETMDGAAAQAAELAAK
- the sucD gene encoding succinate--CoA ligase subunit alpha translates to MAIFLTKDSKVLVQGMTGSEGTKHTRRMLASGTEIVGGVNPRKAGQDVDFDGTAVPVFGSVAEGMERTGADVSVIFVPPQATKAAVVEAVDAGIGLAVVITEGVPVHDTARFWAYASAKGNVTRIVGPNCPGVISPGQSNAGIIPGDITKPGRIGLVSKSGTLTYQMMYELRDIGFSTCVGIGGDPIIGSTHIDALAAFEADPDTDAIVMIGEIGGDAEERAAEFVKANVTKPVVGYVAGFTAPEGKTMGHAGAIVSGSSGTADAKKEALEAAGVRVGKTPSETAKLMRAQF
- a CDS encoding DUF4190 domain-containing protein; the protein is MTKEPTEPRTEGQQPAVERGGLWGLLFAAAGLLLPPFGALLSIVGISQGRRARRAGRERDVPAPGAVMSMVLGWIGLGVSALMLAGYAVFWTEFSAYQECTTQAHTESSQTACDNTFREAVSERSGVPEDSIPILS
- a CDS encoding cobalamin B12-binding domain-containing protein, which gives rise to MGTSSAVRVVIAKPGLDGHDRGVKVVARALRDAGVEVIYAGLRQTPEMVVHAALQEDADAIGLSVLSGAHMTLFGRVLELLAENDATDVTVFGGGIIPDEDIPELERMGVAKIFTPGATTSEITEWVRANIGTVRAAG
- a CDS encoding cell division protein PerM; the encoded protein is MSGVSAPTRPSRPRSRDDDHPPPRPQDDPTRSLYTAGGMAAASAAGIGVAVLMTFTVLGWVAAPHDTIGEDIADVFRTTVQAWLVGHLVGFAIPGGHVSLLPLGLLVLPGLLLFRSGRWLARNCGLTRPRQSFRAALALAGPYAAICGTLALVGQTDVVRPSMVQALVAGFVLAFIAGGLGVLRQVLKDGAISIRRLLRQMPARPRSLLVGTLSASGVLLLTGTALFGVALVAGFGDVVAITEELAPGVVGGALLIVGQLLYLPNAIIFGTSYAVGPGFAIGADTMVAPTGVAVGAVPLFPILGTLPDNGAAPAASLVFLAAPFLAGAVGGVLTQRSAPAAASEAAPLWGLGCGVTTGLLFAAFAALAGGPLGAERLAEVGPSPWQVGLVTMLEVGVAAAIAAWLANWRYYRRARLAVVAPTETGADDTEATELAAASAEDSLADPETVPGGADRTTRTAARRQSWRPRLSGLRRRRSGGEAEEDAADLFGISYEAAPAADVGPDAPGTPDDRD
- a CDS encoding crotonase/enoyl-CoA hydratase family protein, translated to MPAVRVERAGPVSTVILSRPDVRNAVDGPTAAELASAFRAFDADPDASVAVLWGEGGAFCSGADLAALSTERRNRVDDDGDGPMGPTRLRLSKPVIAAVAGHAVAGGLELALWCDLRVAEESAVFGVFCRRWGVPLIDGGTVRLPRLIGQSQAMDMVLTGRAVGADEALRMGLANRVVPDGESRDAAGLLARQLASFPQTCLREDRASVLEQHGRDEQDALANEFRHGLTSLKEAGPGIARFQAGEGRGGHP